The Diaphorobacter ruginosibacter genome contains a region encoding:
- a CDS encoding MOSC domain-containing protein: MNFETDHDLTGTIRHLFIYPIKSCAGIAVEEARLVESGLQWDRAWMVTDMDGALRTQRELPRMVLVQPALVGDELVLNAPGMPELRLPTAVPSGAQNARNASTRARVWSDTVDALDMGEEAAGWFSRYLEVPCRLVRFNPECRRIVDSDWTGEVEAVTQFADGFPLLVTSTASIDELNQRLQAAREQTVDVRRFRPNLVIDGVESHDEDRIDSLYIEAQESLVELRMAKPCSRCPMPDVNPDNAAVGTQVNGMLRQYRADPRVNGALTFGMNAITLQGEGQWLRVGQRVGGNLSFD, encoded by the coding sequence ATGAATTTCGAGACTGATCACGATCTGACGGGCACCATCCGCCATCTTTTCATCTACCCCATCAAGTCCTGCGCGGGCATTGCCGTCGAGGAGGCGCGGCTGGTGGAGAGCGGGCTGCAGTGGGATCGTGCGTGGATGGTGACGGACATGGACGGCGCGCTGCGCACGCAGCGTGAGCTGCCGCGCATGGTGCTCGTCCAGCCCGCGCTGGTGGGCGATGAGCTGGTGCTCAACGCGCCCGGCATGCCGGAACTGAGGCTGCCCACGGCCGTGCCATCCGGCGCGCAGAACGCACGGAACGCATCCACGCGCGCGCGGGTCTGGAGCGATACGGTGGACGCGCTCGACATGGGCGAGGAGGCGGCCGGCTGGTTCTCGCGCTACCTCGAGGTGCCCTGCCGCCTCGTGCGCTTCAACCCCGAATGTCGCCGTATCGTCGACAGCGACTGGACGGGAGAGGTCGAGGCCGTGACGCAGTTCGCCGATGGTTTCCCGCTGCTGGTCACCAGCACGGCGTCCATCGACGAGCTCAACCAGCGCCTGCAGGCGGCCCGCGAGCAGACTGTGGACGTGCGCCGGTTCCGTCCCAATCTGGTGATCGACGGCGTCGAATCGCATGACGAAGACCGCATCGACTCGCTCTATATCGAGGCGCAGGAGTCCCTGGTCGAGCTCCGCATGGCCAAGCCCTGCAGCCGCTGCCCGATGCCCGACGTGAACCCGGACAACGCGGCCGTGGGCACGCAGGTCAACGGCATGCTGCGCCAGTACCGCGCCGATCCGCGCGTGAACGGCGCGCTGACCTTCGGCATGAACGCGATCACGCTGCAGGGCGAGGGCCAGTGGCTGCGCGTGGGTCAGCGCGTGGGCGGGAACCTGAGCTTTGACTAA
- a CDS encoding pirin family protein, protein MKKILGVYEAPRPHWVGDGFPVRSMFSYGDHGRALSPFLLLDHAGPHHFPATTQRLGVGTHPHRGFETVTIVYDGEVAHRDSTGAGGTIGPGDVQWMTAASGILHEEFHSERYAREGGPFEMVQLWVNLPAKDKMSAPTYQNLLNKDIVQVDLPGGAGQLRVIAGDYAGARGPARTFTPINVWDVRIKAGASVELPAQPGHTLALVVLHGTVQINGEEIARSGQLVHMDREGDSVHLEANGDVTLLWLAGEPIDEPVVGYGPFVMNTDAEIRQAITDFNTGRFGQIASPAAH, encoded by the coding sequence ATCAAGAAGATTCTGGGTGTCTACGAAGCACCGCGCCCCCACTGGGTGGGCGACGGGTTTCCCGTGCGTTCGATGTTCAGCTACGGCGACCACGGCCGCGCCCTCAGCCCGTTCCTGCTGCTCGACCATGCAGGGCCGCACCACTTTCCCGCCACCACCCAGCGGCTGGGGGTGGGCACACACCCGCACCGCGGCTTCGAGACCGTGACCATCGTCTATGACGGCGAAGTGGCGCACCGCGACTCCACCGGCGCGGGCGGCACCATCGGCCCCGGTGACGTGCAGTGGATGACAGCGGCCTCGGGCATCCTGCACGAGGAGTTCCATTCCGAGCGCTATGCCCGCGAGGGCGGCCCGTTCGAGATGGTTCAGCTCTGGGTCAACCTGCCCGCCAAGGACAAGATGAGCGCCCCCACCTACCAGAACCTGCTGAACAAGGACATTGTGCAGGTCGACCTGCCCGGTGGCGCGGGACAGCTGCGCGTGATCGCGGGCGACTATGCCGGTGCACGCGGCCCGGCCCGCACCTTCACGCCGATCAACGTGTGGGACGTGCGGATCAAAGCCGGGGCGTCGGTGGAACTGCCCGCGCAGCCCGGCCATACGCTAGCGCTCGTGGTGCTACACGGCACGGTGCAGATCAATGGCGAGGAGATCGCCCGCTCGGGCCAACTGGTGCACATGGACCGCGAGGGTGACAGCGTGCATCTCGAGGCCAACGGCGACGTGACCCTGCTGTGGCTGGCGGGCGAGCCGATCGACGAACCTGTGGTCGGCTACGGGCCGTTCGTGATGAATACCGATGCCGAGATCCGGCAGGCCATCACGGACTTCAATACCGGTCGGTTCGGGCAGATCGCCAGCCCGGCGGCGCACTGA